Proteins from one Oryza sativa Japonica Group chromosome 12, ASM3414082v1 genomic window:
- the LOC4351293 gene encoding PLASTID TRANSCRIPTIONALLY ACTIVE protein 6, chloroplastic → MAATVSLSLVVSVSGFPYPFPSPLSKTLANPSSSRSLLLAAPLSRGATPLPLLRRDVSAAYGDDDMDDDFGDFDLDDGDGVGDDEDLDNEQDYDVDYDRLLAPVKAPPRPLSGEGDEEEEGDIAMVAAQSFVSTQDSASDTVVDYSVNEDEFHKIRLLHCDFFIRKVPDPDDDVFDFREMYVTPPDTDIYSIPRVLAPMPQKYLRCTKKNFGRYHVSEPPVEHLRDPLYKTEREIMKVFLTKHYRNRRCNDPDFFLDFEEIYVIDSKARSITRAKVVVSVPEGKKRDRRNDLLLIRDGGESFRIIDKTKRDDATTVIQREEWAKSRQDVEKHFRKLRDFDYSNWF, encoded by the exons ATGGCGGCCACCGTGTCGCTCTCTCTCGTCGTCTCCGTCTCCGGCTTCCCCTATCCATTCCCCTCGCCGCTCTCCAAAACCCTAGctaacccctcctcctccaggtCCCTTCTCCTCGCCGCCCCCCTCTCCCGCGGCGCCACCCCACTGCCCCTCCTGCGGCGCGATGTCTCCGCGGcctacggcgacgacgacatggaCGACGACTTCGGGGACTTCGACCTCGACGACGGGGACGGCGTGGGGGACGACGAAGACCTCGACAACGAGCAGGACTACGACGTCGACTACGACCGCCTGCTCGCCCCCGTcaaggcgccgccgcgcccgctgtCGGGGgagggcgacgaggaggaggagggggacatcgccatggtcgccgcccaGAGCTTCGTCTCCACGCAGGACTCCGCCTCCGACACCGTGGTCGACTACTCCGTCAACGAGGACGAATTCCACAAGATTCGCCTACTGCACTGCGATTTTTTTATCCGCAAGGTGCCTgaccccgacgacgacgtcttcGACTTCCGGGAG ATGTATGTCACGCCGCCTGACACTGACATCTATTCCATCCCAAGGGTTCTTGCTCCGATGCCGCAAAAG TATTTGAGGTGCacgaagaaaaattttggtcgTTACCATGTTAGTGAGCCGCCTGTTGAGCATTTGCGTGATCCCCTATACAAGACAGAAAGGGAGATCATGAAG GTTTTCTTAACAAAACATTACAGGAATAGGCGGTGTAACGACCCAGATTTTTTCCTTGATTTTGAAGAGATATATGTTATTGACTCAAAAGCAAGGTCAATCACGAGAGCAAAAGTTGTG GTTAGTGTCCCTGAAGGAAAGAAGAGGGACAGGAGAAATGACTTGCTACTCATACGAGATGGAGGGGAATCATTCAGAATAATCGACAAG ACCAAAAGGGATGATGCGACCACTGTGATCCAAAGAGAGGAGTGGGCAAAGTCGAGGCAAGATGTGGAGAAGCACTTTAGGAAGCTCCGCGACTTTGACTACTCAAATTGGTTCTGA